The Achromobacter deleyi genome has a window encoding:
- a CDS encoding ChbG/HpnK family deacetylase, whose product MSKRVVVCGDDFGMNADIDEGMIALAGMGRVSAVSCLTLGPTFTANARRLAALDVDAGLHVNFTESLVPGDEPMPALGALILKAYAGLLDAAWIDAQLVRQFDAFEAAFGRAPDYVDGHQHVHQLPGIRKRILALLKQRYGTRMPWLRQTAPGTQCGIPLKESFKARIIGALGAAALAREARKNGLRTNRRLLGVYGFNGGKRRYAGLLQNWLFNARDCDLLMCHPALDSQDSSAMALQRRAEFDVLASPKLGDWLSANGVRISRLPAVAR is encoded by the coding sequence ATGAGCAAGCGTGTCGTGGTGTGCGGGGATGATTTTGGCATGAATGCCGATATCGATGAGGGCATGATCGCACTGGCCGGCATGGGCCGGGTCAGCGCGGTAAGCTGCCTCACGCTGGGGCCCACCTTCACCGCGAACGCGCGCCGGCTGGCTGCGCTGGACGTGGATGCCGGACTGCATGTGAACTTCACGGAATCGCTGGTTCCTGGCGATGAACCAATGCCGGCGCTGGGCGCGCTGATCCTGAAAGCCTACGCCGGCCTGCTCGATGCGGCCTGGATCGACGCGCAGCTTGTGCGTCAGTTCGACGCCTTCGAGGCGGCATTCGGCCGTGCGCCCGACTACGTGGACGGGCATCAGCACGTGCATCAGCTGCCCGGCATCCGCAAGCGCATCCTGGCGCTGCTCAAGCAGCGCTACGGGACACGCATGCCGTGGCTGCGCCAGACCGCGCCCGGCACGCAGTGCGGCATTCCGTTGAAGGAATCGTTCAAGGCGCGCATCATCGGCGCACTGGGCGCGGCGGCGCTGGCGCGCGAGGCGCGCAAGAACGGCCTGCGCACCAATCGCCGCCTGCTGGGGGTCTATGGATTCAACGGCGGCAAGCGACGCTATGCCGGCCTGCTGCAGAACTGGCTGTTCAATGCGCGCGACTGCGACCTGCTCATGTGCCACCCCGCGCTGGACAGCCAGGACAGCAGCGCCATGGCGCTCCAGCGGCGGGCTGAATTCGACGTGCTGGCCAGCCCCAAGCTGGGCGATTGGCTCAGCGCCAACGGTGTGCGCATCTCGCGCCTGCCCGCCGTGGCGCGCTGA
- a CDS encoding GtrA family protein, whose translation MRTLLQQISLFVAVGCAASVTHWAVAVGCVEAFGTAPLAANLVGWLAAFVVSFSGHYRLTFRHSPIPWTIAIRRFFLISATGFAINESAYAGLLHATDIPYDTLLALILIALAFATFIASRLWAFRHKPAA comes from the coding sequence ATGCGCACTCTGCTTCAGCAAATCAGCCTTTTCGTCGCCGTCGGATGCGCGGCGTCGGTCACCCATTGGGCCGTTGCCGTTGGTTGCGTAGAAGCCTTCGGCACCGCGCCCCTGGCCGCCAACCTGGTGGGCTGGCTGGCCGCCTTCGTGGTTTCCTTCAGCGGTCACTACCGGCTTACGTTCCGACATTCGCCCATACCCTGGACCATAGCGATCCGTCGTTTCTTTCTTATTTCAGCTACCGGCTTCGCAATCAACGAATCCGCCTATGCCGGGCTGCTGCATGCCACCGACATCCCGTACGACACACTGTTGGCCCTGATCCTGATTGCGCTGGCATTCGCCACCTTCATCGCAAGCCGGTTGTGGGCGTTCCGTCACAAACCCGCTGCCTGA
- a CDS encoding ArnT family glycosyltransferase, with product MRHPTPSARSDWTPPAGRFLLAVGIWLAWLAWIRPLTLPDEGRYAGVAWDMLRSGSHAVPLLDGMPYFHKPPLYYWLTELSFSVFGVHPWAARVPSWLAAWGSAAALYVFVRRHRDAAAATLTVLILSTMPFFYGGAQFANLDMLVAAMITLCVLAATETALRAERGQAHRWMSVAAAALAALAVLAKGLIGLVLPGAILLVWLVWGRRWRGLSALLWPPALLVFLAVAAPWFVLMQLRYPGFYDYFFVYQHFQRFAAGGFNNAQPFWFYLPVVAGLSLPWSLWGGGILRRAFWAEDPARDLRRLAAIWFAVVVLFFSLPHSKLIGYVLPALAPLAFLLAEVILAAWRAETDTVTPRLVRISAAVAAGICIIAVGVAATNARGSAAPLAKVVREQARPADTFVSLHTYPFDLALYAQAPRPTWVVDDWINPDVPVRDNWRKELYDAAKFDPATGGQVLISAAQFNARLCAAPDGARFWVWGNHGDGAAYTPLQGLRPEAGSVKHAIWRVEVNAALRQRVCDGTPTTGLR from the coding sequence ATGCGACATCCCACCCCCTCGGCGCGCTCCGACTGGACCCCGCCGGCAGGACGGTTTCTGCTTGCGGTCGGCATCTGGCTGGCCTGGCTGGCCTGGATACGGCCGCTGACGCTGCCCGATGAAGGCCGCTATGCCGGCGTGGCCTGGGACATGCTGCGCAGCGGATCCCATGCCGTGCCTTTGCTGGACGGCATGCCGTATTTCCACAAGCCACCGCTCTATTACTGGCTGACGGAACTCTCGTTTTCCGTGTTTGGCGTGCACCCCTGGGCGGCGCGGGTGCCGTCATGGCTGGCCGCGTGGGGCTCTGCCGCCGCGCTGTATGTCTTCGTGCGGCGCCACCGTGATGCCGCCGCCGCCACCCTGACGGTGCTGATCCTGTCGACCATGCCGTTCTTCTACGGCGGCGCGCAGTTCGCGAACCTGGACATGCTGGTCGCCGCGATGATCACGCTATGCGTGCTGGCCGCAACGGAAACCGCGCTGCGCGCCGAGCGCGGCCAGGCCCATCGTTGGATGTCGGTGGCCGCCGCCGCGCTGGCCGCGCTTGCGGTGTTGGCCAAGGGGCTGATCGGCCTGGTGCTGCCGGGCGCCATCCTGCTGGTCTGGCTGGTGTGGGGGCGGCGCTGGCGTGGCTTGTCCGCGCTGCTCTGGCCGCCCGCGCTGCTTGTATTTCTTGCCGTCGCGGCGCCGTGGTTCGTGCTGATGCAGCTGCGGTATCCCGGCTTCTACGACTACTTCTTTGTCTATCAGCACTTCCAGCGCTTTGCCGCCGGCGGCTTCAACAATGCCCAGCCCTTTTGGTTCTACCTGCCGGTGGTGGCCGGCCTGAGCCTGCCCTGGTCGCTGTGGGGCGGCGGCATCCTGCGCCGCGCCTTCTGGGCCGAGGATCCGGCGCGCGATCTGCGGCGGCTGGCAGCCATCTGGTTCGCCGTCGTGGTGCTGTTCTTTTCCCTGCCGCATTCCAAGCTCATCGGCTACGTGCTGCCCGCGCTGGCGCCGCTGGCCTTCCTGCTGGCCGAGGTCATCCTGGCGGCGTGGCGCGCCGAAACCGACACCGTCACGCCGCGGCTGGTGCGCATCAGCGCCGCGGTCGCCGCCGGCATCTGCATCATCGCCGTAGGCGTGGCCGCCACCAATGCGCGCGGCAGCGCCGCGCCGCTGGCAAAGGTCGTCCGGGAACAGGCGCGGCCGGCCGACACCTTTGTTTCCCTGCACACCTATCCCTTCGACCTGGCGCTGTATGCCCAGGCGCCGCGGCCCACCTGGGTGGTGGACGACTGGATCAATCCCGACGTGCCGGTGCGCGACAACTGGCGCAAGGAGCTGTATGACGCCGCGAAGTTCGATCCGGCAACTGGCGGGCAGGTACTGATCAGCGCCGCGCAGTTCAATGCCCGCCTGTGCGCGGCGCCGGACGGCGCGCGCTTCTGGGTGTGGGGCAACCACGGCGATGGCGCTGCCTACACGCCGCTGCAAGGCCTGCGCCCCGAGGCCGGCAGCGTGAAGCATGCGATATGGCGGGTGGAGGTGAACGCGGCCCTCAGGCAGCGGGTTTGTGACGGAACGCCCACAACCGGCTTGCGATGA
- a CDS encoding glycosyltransferase family 2 protein gives MHIQFRSDPLAQQVLTKSFPLRSVWPAPAASVPYDTCVTCVIPCLNESENLRVLLPMLRNRLAALCTSWEIIVADDGSTDGTEALMAEWTEHDGFRYVQLSRNFGKEAALSAGLEAASGNVVICLDADLQHPPALIEQMLARWAEGAEMVYAVRQTRADESWLKRSGARWFYKLLSSARGVDVPAHAGDFRLMDRGVVDALIALPERTRFMKGLYAWVGFKGEALPYTPDERMHGDSRFSGLRLFRLALDGLTAFTTWPLRLVSLVGVAFAVVALAYAAFLVGDYLMSGNPVSGWTTIVTAVLFFAGVNLISLGVVGEYVARIFDEVKGRPLFVVRRRQGRPAGKAQR, from the coding sequence ATGCACATCCAATTCCGGTCCGATCCTCTTGCGCAGCAAGTGCTGACCAAATCGTTTCCCTTGAGATCGGTATGGCCGGCGCCGGCGGCAAGCGTGCCGTATGACACCTGCGTGACCTGCGTCATTCCCTGCCTGAATGAAAGCGAGAACCTGCGGGTGCTGCTGCCCATGCTGCGCAACCGGCTCGCCGCCCTGTGCACCAGCTGGGAGATCATCGTGGCCGATGACGGCAGCACGGACGGCACCGAGGCGCTGATGGCGGAATGGACCGAGCACGACGGATTCCGCTATGTGCAGCTGTCCCGCAATTTTGGCAAGGAAGCCGCGCTCAGCGCGGGCCTGGAAGCCGCCAGCGGCAATGTGGTGATCTGCCTGGACGCCGATCTGCAGCACCCGCCGGCCCTGATCGAACAGATGCTGGCGCGCTGGGCCGAAGGCGCGGAAATGGTTTACGCCGTGCGCCAGACCCGCGCCGACGAATCCTGGCTCAAGCGCTCGGGCGCTCGCTGGTTCTACAAGTTGCTCAGCAGCGCGCGCGGCGTGGATGTGCCGGCGCACGCGGGCGACTTCCGGCTGATGGACCGGGGCGTGGTGGACGCCCTGATAGCCTTGCCCGAACGCACCCGCTTCATGAAGGGCCTGTACGCCTGGGTCGGCTTCAAGGGCGAGGCCTTGCCTTATACGCCCGACGAGCGCATGCACGGCGACAGCCGCTTTAGCGGACTGCGCCTGTTCCGCCTGGCGCTGGACGGCCTGACCGCCTTCACGACCTGGCCGTTGCGCCTGGTCAGCCTGGTCGGCGTGGCGTTTGCCGTCGTGGCGCTGGCCTATGCGGCCTTTCTCGTGGGCGACTACCTGATGTCCGGCAACCCGGTCTCCGGCTGGACGACGATCGTGACCGCGGTGCTGTTCTTCGCCGGCGTCAATCTGATCTCCCTGGGCGTGGTGGGCGAATACGTGGCCCGCATTTTCGACGAGGTGAAAGGACGGCCCCTGTTCGTCGTGCGCCGGCGCCAGGGCCGCCCCGCCGGAAAGGCGCAGCGCTGA
- a CDS encoding GNAT family N-acetyltransferase — protein MQAGDVDAILDAQAQAYPQVLLESAGFFLNRLALAPSYCWVAQAARPEERQGLLGYLVSYPWDAGLPPALDVPLAALPRGADHWFLHDCAVVPAAQGLGVGQALVRTAAQGAVGDGLQRASLVSLASAVSYWLRHGYAPVAARSGELAEKLAGYGPDARYMSRAFPL, from the coding sequence ATGCAGGCCGGCGATGTGGACGCCATCCTCGATGCCCAAGCCCAGGCCTACCCCCAGGTCCTGCTGGAAAGCGCGGGTTTTTTCCTGAATCGCCTGGCCCTGGCCCCGTCGTACTGCTGGGTCGCGCAAGCAGCACGCCCCGAAGAGCGCCAGGGCTTGCTCGGCTACCTGGTTTCCTACCCCTGGGACGCGGGCCTGCCCCCTGCCCTGGATGTGCCGCTGGCGGCGCTGCCGCGTGGCGCCGACCATTGGTTCCTGCACGACTGCGCGGTCGTGCCGGCGGCCCAAGGCCTGGGCGTAGGCCAGGCGCTGGTGCGTACGGCGGCCCAGGGCGCCGTGGGCGATGGCTTGCAGCGCGCCAGCCTGGTGTCGCTTGCCTCCGCGGTGAGCTACTGGCTGCGCCATGGCTACGCGCCCGTCGCCGCCCGGAGCGGTGAACTGGCCGAGAAGCTGGCGGGCTACGGCCCCGACGCGCGTTACATGTCGCGCGCGTTTCCCCTCTAG
- the gltS gene encoding sodium/glutamate symporter — protein sequence MLSLSPVQSFLACCLVLVVGRILTTRVGILARYSIPDPIVGGLLFAVLAYLLSTWGGVSVSLETSIKPTLLLLFFGCIGLTANLKLLAKGGPRLIAFLLALVPFLVLQNAVGLGMAWLLDMHPLMGLLGGTITLVGGHGTGAAYATRFADINNIQDVMPLAMTAATLGLVLGGVVGGPVAEWIMRRHKLSGSLDHAAGTATHAADLNEAREPATAGAFIVSMTAAFVCLVVGGALAALVEDAPVSLPNFLWCLATGVLIRNAGPLVGIKLDDRVTDIIGTIALSLFLGMTMMTLDLSSVARLAGPLALMLAVQTLFCALYAAWVVFRMLKGDYEAAIMSAAFCGFALGATATAIANMQALTRRHGPAPEAFIVVPVTGAFLVDIMNVIVLTSLISLPFVGGM from the coding sequence ATGCTCTCCCTTTCGCCCGTTCAATCCTTTCTCGCGTGCTGCCTCGTGCTCGTCGTCGGCCGCATACTGACCACCCGGGTCGGAATACTGGCCCGCTACAGCATTCCCGATCCCATCGTGGGCGGCCTGCTGTTCGCGGTGCTTGCCTACCTGCTGTCGACCTGGGGCGGCGTGTCCGTCTCGCTGGAGACCAGCATCAAGCCCACCTTGCTGCTGCTGTTCTTCGGCTGCATCGGCCTGACTGCAAACCTGAAACTGCTGGCCAAGGGCGGCCCCCGGCTCATTGCCTTCCTGCTGGCGCTGGTTCCGTTCCTGGTGCTGCAGAACGCGGTCGGGCTGGGCATGGCCTGGCTGCTGGACATGCATCCGCTGATGGGCCTGCTGGGCGGCACGATCACGCTGGTGGGCGGCCATGGAACGGGCGCGGCCTACGCGACGCGCTTCGCGGACATCAACAATATCCAGGATGTGATGCCGCTGGCCATGACGGCGGCCACGCTGGGGCTGGTGCTGGGCGGCGTCGTCGGAGGCCCGGTGGCCGAATGGATCATGCGCCGGCACAAGCTGTCGGGCAGCCTGGATCATGCCGCCGGGACGGCCACCCACGCGGCGGACCTGAACGAAGCCCGGGAGCCCGCCACCGCCGGCGCATTCATCGTGTCGATGACGGCGGCCTTCGTCTGCCTGGTGGTGGGAGGCGCCCTCGCCGCGCTGGTCGAGGACGCCCCGGTCAGCCTGCCCAATTTCCTGTGGTGCCTGGCCACGGGCGTGCTCATCCGCAATGCCGGCCCGCTGGTGGGCATAAAGCTGGACGACCGCGTCACCGACATCATCGGCACGATCGCGTTGTCGCTCTTTCTGGGCATGACGATGATGACGCTGGACTTGTCCAGCGTGGCGCGCCTGGCCGGACCGCTGGCGCTGATGCTGGCGGTGCAGACGCTGTTCTGCGCGCTGTACGCCGCCTGGGTGGTGTTCCGGATGCTCAAGGGCGACTACGAGGCGGCCATCATGTCGGCGGCCTTCTGCGGTTTTGCGCTGGGCGCGACGGCCACCGCCATCGCCAACATGCAGGCGCTCACGCGCCGCCACGGCCCGGCGCCGGAAGCCTTCATCGTGGTGCCGGTCACCGGCGCCTTCCTGGTCGACATCATGAACGTGATCGTCCTGACCTCGCTGATCTCCTTGCCGTTCGTGGGAGGGATGTAA
- a CDS encoding TAXI family TRAP transporter solute-binding subunit → MLKRLILLVLCLMLAACGRAPDADVLRADVERSLSATYGQDLFRIAGLTRMGSAGDSTAPAGETRRVVYYDVELELARDIALGAWDQPGAASLVTLLGAGPRSISGVKSGGNQAGDRIVAHASAIYRKEDGAWKLVTPAGFKAAEAPSLDTGAPPPVTRQLLDTLDQITHSVSYSASSTAQHVVQQELERSVARINGRLSRLQQGYPLAGGPDRGEYLAFARALSDVARARQIRVSPLITGGGADNIALLRSGDAVVGLAQADTARLAYEGKGPFAGQGPFTGLRALGSLYPEMVHIVVRDDPALRQVQDLKGKTIALGPEGSAVRTTLETVLAAHGLQAGRDYKVADTPFTAALPALHAGAVDAAAQVIGVPATPLRDALIPAQLKLLPLDPAAIKTLTAENSALMALDIAAGTYPNQPERIPTVGMAALMLATTDLTRDEALVIVRAVYQTGQDLLAAGSAQGSQVSVATARRGLTVPLHDGAEEGIAGLEHAKPR, encoded by the coding sequence ATGCTCAAACGGCTGATTCTTCTTGTGCTCTGCCTGATGCTGGCCGCCTGCGGCCGCGCGCCCGATGCCGACGTCCTGCGGGCCGACGTCGAGCGCAGCCTGAGCGCCACCTATGGGCAGGACTTGTTCCGCATTGCTGGACTCACCCGCATGGGATCCGCCGGGGACAGCACCGCTCCGGCCGGCGAAACCCGGCGCGTGGTCTATTACGACGTGGAACTGGAGCTTGCCCGCGACATTGCCCTGGGCGCCTGGGACCAGCCCGGCGCGGCTTCGCTGGTGACCTTGCTGGGGGCCGGGCCGCGCAGCATCAGCGGCGTGAAATCCGGAGGCAACCAGGCCGGCGACCGCATCGTCGCGCATGCCAGCGCCATTTACCGGAAGGAAGACGGCGCCTGGAAGCTGGTGACCCCCGCCGGCTTCAAGGCCGCAGAGGCGCCATCGCTGGACACCGGCGCCCCGCCGCCGGTGACGCGCCAGTTGCTGGACACGCTGGACCAGATCACCCATTCCGTCTCCTACAGCGCGTCCAGCACCGCCCAGCATGTGGTGCAGCAGGAGCTGGAACGCTCGGTGGCGCGCATCAACGGCCGGCTGTCCCGGCTGCAGCAGGGCTATCCGCTGGCCGGGGGGCCTGACCGCGGCGAATACCTGGCCTTTGCCCGCGCCCTGAGCGACGTGGCGCGCGCGCGGCAGATCCGGGTGTCGCCCCTGATTACCGGCGGCGGCGCAGACAACATCGCGCTGCTGCGCAGCGGCGACGCGGTGGTTGGACTGGCCCAGGCCGATACCGCGCGGCTGGCCTATGAGGGCAAGGGTCCGTTCGCGGGCCAGGGCCCGTTCACCGGCTTGCGCGCCCTGGGCAGCCTGTACCCGGAAATGGTCCACATCGTCGTGCGCGACGATCCCGCGCTGCGCCAGGTGCAAGACCTCAAGGGCAAGACGATCGCGCTGGGTCCCGAAGGATCGGCGGTGCGCACCACGCTGGAAACGGTGCTGGCGGCGCATGGGCTGCAAGCCGGCCGCGACTACAAGGTGGCGGACACCCCGTTCACGGCGGCGCTGCCGGCGCTGCACGCAGGCGCCGTGGACGCCGCCGCCCAGGTGATCGGGGTGCCCGCCACGCCCCTGCGCGACGCCCTGATTCCGGCGCAGCTGAAGCTCCTGCCCCTGGACCCCGCCGCCATCAAGACGCTGACGGCGGAGAACAGCGCGCTGATGGCGCTGGACATCGCCGCGGGCACCTATCCCAACCAGCCGGAGCGGATTCCCACCGTCGGCATGGCGGCGCTGATGCTCGCCACCACCGACCTGACCCGCGACGAGGCGCTGGTCATCGTGCGCGCGGTGTACCAGACCGGCCAGGACCTGCTGGCGGCCGGATCGGCCCAGGGCTCCCAGGTGTCGGTGGCCACCGCAAGGCGGGGCCTGACCGTGCCGCTGCATGATGGCGCGGAGGAAGGCATCGCCGGACTGGAGCACGCCAAACCGCGCTGA
- a CDS encoding YaiI/YqxD family protein: MHIWVDADACPAVIKDILFRAAQRWQVPLTLVANQALYTPPSPLIRAVQVPRGFDVADAHIVERADKGDLVITGDIPLAAQVLEKGAMALNPRGERYSPETIRERLAVRDMMEELRASGVDTGGPPTFSQADRKAFANQLDTLLARVAREMRQAAPKG; the protein is encoded by the coding sequence ATGCACATCTGGGTCGACGCGGACGCCTGCCCCGCCGTCATCAAGGACATCCTGTTCCGCGCGGCGCAACGCTGGCAGGTGCCGCTCACGCTGGTGGCCAACCAGGCGCTCTACACCCCGCCCTCGCCGCTGATCCGCGCCGTGCAGGTGCCGCGCGGCTTCGACGTGGCCGATGCCCACATCGTCGAACGCGCGGACAAAGGCGACCTGGTCATTACCGGCGACATCCCGCTGGCCGCGCAGGTGCTGGAAAAAGGCGCAATGGCGCTCAATCCCCGCGGCGAACGCTATTCGCCCGAAACCATCCGCGAACGGCTGGCGGTGCGGGACATGATGGAAGAACTGCGCGCAAGCGGCGTGGACACGGGCGGCCCGCCCACGTTCAGCCAGGCCGACCGCAAGGCCTTCGCGAACCAGCTCGATACCCTGCTGGCGCGCGTTGCGCGCGAGATGCGCCAAGCGGCGCCAAAAGGCTGA
- the dnaQ gene encoding DNA polymerase III subunit epsilon: MRQIIFDTETTGLDPAQGHRIVEIGCVEMVNRMSTGNNLHIYLNPDRDSDPEALAVHGLTTEFLSDKPRFADVADEFVKFIQGAELIAHNAAFDVKFFNAELAKTGRGPITEYCETVTDSLLHARSLFPGKRNSLDALCDRFGISNAHRTLHGALLDSQLLAEVWLAMTRGQDALLIDVDDNDGAGSDGIVLAKFDGSSLPVLQASADELAEHETYLAALDKAVNGECVWRKMDAPVTAA; encoded by the coding sequence ATGCGCCAGATCATCTTTGACACGGAAACCACCGGACTCGACCCTGCCCAGGGCCATCGCATCGTCGAGATCGGCTGCGTCGAGATGGTCAACCGGATGTCCACGGGCAACAACCTGCACATCTACCTGAACCCGGACCGCGACAGCGACCCCGAGGCTCTGGCGGTGCACGGTTTGACCACGGAGTTCCTGTCCGACAAGCCCCGCTTCGCGGACGTGGCGGACGAATTCGTCAAGTTCATCCAGGGCGCCGAACTGATCGCACATAACGCCGCGTTCGACGTGAAGTTCTTCAATGCCGAACTCGCGAAGACCGGCCGCGGCCCGATCACCGAGTACTGCGAGACCGTCACCGACTCGCTGCTGCACGCCCGTTCGCTGTTCCCCGGCAAGCGCAATTCGCTGGACGCGCTGTGCGACCGCTTCGGCATTTCCAATGCCCACCGGACGCTGCACGGCGCACTGCTGGACTCGCAGCTTCTGGCGGAAGTCTGGCTGGCCATGACGCGCGGCCAGGATGCGCTGCTGATCGACGTGGACGACAACGACGGCGCGGGCAGCGACGGCATCGTGCTGGCGAAGTTCGACGGCTCCAGCCTGCCCGTGCTGCAGGCCAGCGCGGATGAGCTGGCCGAGCACGAAACCTACCTGGCGGCGCTGGACAAGGCGGTGAACGGGGAGTGCGTCTGGCGCAAGATGGACGCGCCGGTGACGGCCGCTTGA